A portion of the Actomonas aquatica genome contains these proteins:
- a CDS encoding response regulator, whose product MSDDVTEVPDSPRVILIEDETVFRQLLKRALEKRKGWKDVEDFSDGAAGLAACLESPPDLLLVDLHLPGKHGLEIVRELRQKTPDVRILVLTAHAEPKLPSQLMGLGVGGYVDKTAPLAYVIQAIDTVMAGGMFFASHVQAESGPVAGGGLPPASAALPSVLSARELEVARLVAAGRSSKEIASDLDLSTRTVEKHRANIMEKLGVREVASLVRWVLQNGLG is encoded by the coding sequence CGACGTTACAGAAGTCCCCGATTCTCCCCGTGTTATCCTCATCGAAGATGAGACGGTCTTTCGCCAACTCCTAAAGAGAGCGCTGGAAAAACGGAAGGGATGGAAGGATGTGGAAGACTTCTCCGACGGGGCGGCGGGATTGGCCGCGTGTTTGGAGAGTCCGCCGGATCTGTTGCTGGTCGATTTGCACCTGCCGGGTAAGCACGGTTTGGAGATCGTGCGGGAGTTGCGGCAGAAGACGCCGGATGTGCGCATCCTGGTGCTCACCGCGCATGCGGAGCCGAAGCTGCCGTCGCAGCTGATGGGGTTGGGCGTAGGGGGCTACGTTGATAAGACGGCGCCGTTGGCCTACGTGATTCAGGCCATTGATACGGTCATGGCCGGTGGAATGTTTTTTGCGTCCCACGTGCAGGCGGAGAGTGGCCCGGTCGCGGGAGGCGGTTTGCCGCCGGCGAGTGCCGCGCTGCCGTCTGTTCTGTCGGCGCGGGAATTGGAAGTCGCCCGTTTGGTGGCGGCGGGACGCTCCTCCAAGGAGATCGCGTCCGACCTCGATTTGAGCACCCGCACGGTCGAAAAGCACCGCGCCAACATCATGGAAAAGCTGGGCGTGCGCGAAGTCGCCAGCCTGGTGCGTTGGGTGCTGCAGAACGGGCTGGGTTGA
- a CDS encoding PhzF family phenazine biosynthesis protein, whose product MLELPFYWVDAFTSHPFGGNPAAIVPLPHWLPDDQLQRMAWQHGLSETAFCVRTAADHYDLRWFTPATEVDLCGHATLATAHVLTHELATVGPQITFRTASGALTVTRQTHGRLELDFPARPSVALDPTTPAATALLAALGLPSAEWIGAARDHVVVLPDQAAVAAVQPDFVRLAACDTFAVIVTAPGDDCDFVSRFFAPRAGINEDPVTGSAHCTLVPYWAAKLGQNSLHARQTSARGGELWCHLRDDRVGLAGQAVTYLRGNITLP is encoded by the coding sequence ATGCTCGAGTTACCGTTCTATTGGGTCGACGCTTTCACCTCCCATCCCTTCGGCGGCAACCCCGCCGCCATCGTTCCCCTGCCCCACTGGCTGCCCGATGACCAACTCCAACGCATGGCGTGGCAACACGGGCTCTCCGAAACGGCCTTCTGCGTGCGCACCGCCGCCGACCACTATGACCTGCGCTGGTTCACGCCCGCCACCGAGGTCGATCTCTGCGGCCACGCCACCCTCGCCACCGCTCACGTGTTGACCCACGAGCTCGCCACCGTGGGCCCCCAAATCACCTTCCGCACCGCCAGCGGCGCACTCACCGTGACCCGCCAAACCCACGGCCGCTTGGAACTCGACTTCCCCGCCCGTCCCTCGGTCGCGCTAGATCCCACCACTCCCGCCGCCACCGCCCTGCTGGCCGCACTCGGCTTGCCATCCGCGGAGTGGATCGGCGCCGCCCGCGATCACGTGGTGGTCCTGCCCGATCAAGCCGCCGTCGCTGCCGTGCAACCCGACTTCGTCCGCCTCGCCGCCTGCGACACCTTTGCCGTCATCGTCACCGCGCCCGGCGACGACTGTGACTTCGTCTCGCGCTTTTTCGCCCCCCGCGCCGGCATCAATGAAGACCCCGTGACCGGCTCCGCCCACTGCACGCTCGTGCCCTATTGGGCCGCAAAGTTAGGCCAAAACAGCCTCCACGCCCGCCAAACCTCGGCCCGTGGCGGTGAACTCTGGTGCCACCTGCGCGACGACCGCGTCGGCCTCGCCGGCCAAGCCGTCACCTACCTGCGCGGCAATATCACGCTCCCGTGA